A region of Nakaseomyces glabratus chromosome E, complete sequence DNA encodes the following proteins:
- the TPO1_2 gene encoding MFS transporter (CAGL0E03674g~Putative drug:H+ antiporter, involved in efflux of clotrimazole; required for resistance to clotrimazole and other drugs; involved in virulence and biofilm formation), translating to MSSTSSDRPYDPLAPENEGVASSDVESTDSGEIRSYGPEEVLKNGSQIKDKGPALSKNSTQTSAVESAVAANRRLSKILTNTVDEPDVLEVDYSKCPPMGGGRPFPPTLPEKTQFEVTFDGPNDPLHPFNWPLRKKVMLCIILCLNCISITMGSSIFATGIRQICEIYHVIPVVAILGITLYVLGFAASPVIYAPLSEIYGRRGVLVISSFGFALFNFAVATAKDLQTIMICRFFAGFIGAAPLAVVPAAFADMFDTNIRGKAICLFSLGVFVGPILAPVIGSYITQHTTWRWLEYVIACFASAIFVAILFFFEESHHPSILVGKAKELRKLTGNWGIHAAHEDVELSVKEIAEKTITRPIIMLFTEPLLLIVTIYNSFVYGILYLLLEAYPIVFEQGYGFHTNGELPYISLIIGMAICGAFIWWMDEDYLRRYRKKGGLVPEARLLPMVVAGIVFPIGILWFCWTGNYPHKIHWIVPTIAGAFTGFGLIGIFLPCLNYIIESYLLIAASAVAANTFMRSGFGAAFPLFAGYMFNGMGVNYAGLLLGLLAVAMIPVPLLFLKYGPGIRKRSKYAYSL from the coding sequence ATGTCCTCCACTAGTAGCGATAGACCATATGATCCTCTAGCGCCCGAGAATGAGGGCGTTGCTTCGTCAGATGTGGAGAGCACCGACAGTGGGGAAATAAGAAGTTATGGTCCTGAGGAAGTCTTGAAGAATGGCTCACAGATTAAAGATAAAGGACCCGCTCTATCGAAAAACTCCACCCAAACATCAGCTGTTGAGTCAGCAGTCGCAGCAAACAGGCGGTTATCCAAGATTTTGACTAATACTGTAGATGAACCGGATGTGCTTGAAGTAGATTACTCCAAATGTCCCCCCATGGGGGGAGGAAGACCATTTCCTCCTACATTACCAGAGAAAACTCAGTTTGAAGTTACATTCGATGGCCCTAATGATCCTTTACACCCTTTTAATTGGCCCCTACGAAAGAAAGTTATGCTATGTATCATCCTGTGTTTGAATTGTATTAGTATAACGATGGGCTCATCCATCTTCGCTACCGGTATTCGACAAATATGTGAAATTTATCATGTGATTCCAGTGGTAGCAATTTTAGGAATTACCTTATACGTTCTTGGTTTTGCTGCTTCGCCAGTTATCTATGCACCATTGTCGGAAATTTACGGAAGAAGAGGTGTCCTAGTGATATCCTCCTTCGGGTTCGCTCTTTTTAACTTCGCTGTCGCAACAGCAAAGGATCTGCAGACAATCATGATTTGCAGATTTTTTGCAGGTTTTATCGGAGCCGCTCCTCTAGCGGTCGTGCCTGCGGCGTTTGCAGATATGTTTGATACGAACATCAGAGGTAAAGCTATCTGTTTATTCTCACTGGGTGTTTTCGTTGGTCCAATCTTAGCGCCAGTGATCGGTTCATACATTACTCAACACACAACATGGAGATGGTTAGAATATGTCATTGCCTGCTTTGCCTCTGCGATTTTTGTTgcaattttgtttttctttgaagaatCCCACCACCCTTCGATTTTAGTCGGCAAGGCCAAGGAACTACGTAAACTCACAGGCAACTGGGGTATTCATGCCGCTCATGAAGATGTGGAATTGTCCGTCAAGGAGATTGCAGAAAAGACTATCACGAGACCAATCATTATGTTATTCACTGAACCACTACTGTTAATTGTTACTATCTACAACTCCTTTGTGTATGGTATTCTTTACTTGTTACTGGAGGCATATCCGATTGTCTTTGAACAAGGCTATGGATTCCACACTAATGGTGAACTACCTTATATCTCTTTAATTATTGGTATGGCAATTTGTGGTGCATTTATCTGGTGGATGGATGAAGACTATTTGAGAAGATATAGAAAGAAAGGTGGTCTAGTGCCAGAAGCAAGACTGCTACCAATGGTCGTTGCAGGTATTGTGTTCCCTATTGGTATTCTATGGTTTTGTTGGACTGGTAATTACCCTCACAAAATACACTGGATTGTTCCAACCATTGCAGGTGCATTTACAGGGTTTGGTCTGATTGGTATTTTCTTACCATGTTTGAACTATATCATTGAGTCATACTTATTAATTGCAGCATCTGCTGTTGCTGCAAACACCTTTATGAGATCTGGTTTCGGTGCTGCATTCCCACTATTTGCAGGTTATATGTTTAACGGTATGGGTGTCAATTATGCAGGTCTATTACTAGGTCTCTTAGCTGTGGCCATGATACCAGTCCCATTGCTGTTCCTAAAGTACGGTCCAGGAATTAGAAAGAGATCAAAGTACGCATATTCGTTATAA
- the SNF6 gene encoding Snf6p (CAGL0E03718g~Component of the chromatin remodelling Swi/Snf complex; involved in regulation of biofilm formation), translating into MAVVKKKRYLSKSLKNGRAARVQRNRTEYAGINGSSLLSGSMELLEVDEESQSLVMGDDESVAEFEQRRLAAESMNAITHDESDTISFRNYLLANYLRGANYFNALTIHNVPVSRIKPPKLFQSPISLMELKKMIELQKAGIGKIKAVMDTWIKERESMVSTEHTKFYKSRMKVLDTDGLEGIHHVVKNIESRLGGRLQDRAYHLYDPEVFGTKFRGDMREAPEDYWEKYPELVKERKEKEAKMLREKEEEELRKKEEEERRKREEEEAKQRQQLEDDQLKRNQQPSETPSGALPLQITVPLSGAENSSGGHTPAPGMVTASMGNSSDIGLGTDQQPQPLPVTQEPLLNVASAQIPPQDQAQDIENVFGEYEAEPFNTGFDDEFADLDNVFF; encoded by the coding sequence ATGGCTGTAgttaagaagaagaggtaTTTAAGCAAGTCTCTGAAGAACGGCAGAGCAGCTCGTGTCCAGAGGAATAGGACTGAATATGCAGGCATCAATGGGAGTAGTTTACTGTCGGGGTCTATGGAGCTCCTAGAGGTGGATGAGGAGTCCCAAAGTTTAGTGATGGGGGATGATGAGAGTGTAGCGGAGTTTGAACAGAGGCGGCTGGCTGCGGAGTCCATGAACGCGATAACGCATGATGAGAGTGATACTATATCGTTTCGTAACTACCTTCTGGCGAATTACCTGCGTGGTGCTAACTATTTCAACGCGCTCACGATACATAATGTTCCAGTATCCAGGATCAAACCGCCTAAGCTGTTTCAATCGCCAATATCCCTGATGGAGTTGAAAAAGATGATCGAGTTACAAAAAGCAGGAATAGGTAAAATCAAAGCTGTCATGGACACATGGATAAAGGAAAGGGAGTCGATGGTGAGCACTGAACATACCAAGTTTTACAAATCACGAATGAAAGTGTTGGATACAGATGGGCTTGAAGGTATACACCACGTGGTAAAAAACATCGAATCTAGACTTGGAGGCAGACTACAGGATAGAGCTTACCATCTCTACGATCCGGAAGTATTTGGAACTAAATTTAGAGGCGATATGAGAGAAGCTCCAGAAGACTATTGGGAAAAGTACCCAGAACTGGTAAAAGAACGTAAAGAAAAGGAGGCAAAGATGTTGAGAGAAAAGGAGGAAGAGGAACTTCggaagaaagaagaagaagagaggAGAAAGcgtgaagaagaagaggctAAACAACGGCAACAATTGGAAGATGACCAATTGAAGAGAAATCAACAACCTTCCGAAACACCTTCGGGAGCATTACCTCTGCAGATTACGGTTCCGTTAAGTGGTGCTGAAAATTCTTCTGGTGGACATACACCAGCACCAGGAATGGTCACAGCCTCTATGGGAAACAGCAGTGATATTGGTCTTGGCACAGACCAACAGCCACAGCCATTACCTGTTACCCAGGAGCCATTGTTGAACGTTGCATCCGCTCAGATACCACCACAAGACCAAGCTCAGGATATCGAGAATGTATTTGGCGAATACGAGGCCGAACCATTCAATACCGGATTTGACGACGAGTTTGCTGATCTAGACAATGTATTCTTCTAA
- the ISA1 gene encoding iron-sulfur cluster assembly accessory protein (CAGL0E03652g~Has domain(s) with predicted iron-sulfur cluster binding, structural molecule activity and role in iron-sulfur cluster assembly, protein maturation by iron-sulfur cluster transfer) yields MLRNTALRGVRWGSTSVNTVGARPPFKFMFQKEAKPSTGNSLRATNGKWSSYKLPTPSATTSIPDIRNDTVKSVTLGIHNKESPAAKTMAVPVKERAHEGLKTSNKGKKRRLVPHKQLISLTPAAVAHLRSLCQQPEPKLIRISAKHRGCAGLSYDLSYIDAPGKFDEVVEQDGVRVVIDSKALFSVVGSEMDWVENRLFSKFVFKNPNSKGTCGCGESFMI; encoded by the coding sequence ATGTTGAGAAATACAGCATTAAGAGGTGTCAGGTGGGGCAGCACTAGTGTTAATACCGTTGGTGCTCGTCCACCTTTTAAATTTATGTTTCAAAAGGAGGCCAAGCCCAGCACGGGAAACAGTCTTAGGGCCACAAATGGCAAATGGAGCAGTTATAAGTTACCTACACCATCAGCAACAACTTCCATACCAGACATACGAAACGACACTGTGAAAAGTGTCACGCTAGGCATACACAATAAGGAATCCCCCGCAGCAAAGACAATGGCAGTACCAGTTAAGGAGAGAGCGCATGAAGGGTTGAAGACCTCTAATAAGGgcaagaaaagaagactTGTACCGCACAAGCAGCTCATTTCACTGACCCCAGCTGCTGTGGCGCACCTAAGGTCGCTGTGTCAGCAACCAGAACCAAAATTAATACGGATTAGCGCTAAACACCGTGGCTGTGCAGGTCTCAGCTACGATTTATCATACATAGACGCACCCGGTAAATTTGACGAAGTAGTAGAACAGGACGGGGTACGTGTTGTGATAGACTCCAAAGCGTTGTTCAGCGTGGTAGGGAGCGAGATGGACTGGGTGGAGAACCGTCTATTCAGCAAGTTTGTCTTCAAGAATCCAAACTCCAAGGGCACGTGTGGGTGCGGTGAGAGTTTCATGATTTAG
- a CDS encoding uncharacterized protein (CAGL0E03740g~Ortholog(s) have cell periphery localization) — protein sequence MPKEIPEPKRGLLHTLVFIFIIQAVPSAIISGGIEFAVAYGMYHGVKEKITLWRFPHTMSGDCALTVFIQVCVTWVAEELFIGWDDYLGTCGHIPWPWKIPQNKWVRLFFEVDRGMRRMYAEWLDWSQEAAVVLDDEKNGPPGTVTPQHTSQMVAHPIQQEPNDESTANDSENPDEHRNKEDRMSFEDTSSKDHLNPQTGFKPLTFKEYLLKQFIHYDNHGFMWNFIEWAIQKVIRGLILSAIIWFFVWPVTMGILAGIGTKIGSHEYYFNHYPFPQVMKMIYGVVIGLISTPATIIVIMLRNDWHEADYQERELRKDLENEADTSKSDEE from the coding sequence ATGCCAAAAGAGATTCCGGAGCCCAAGCGAGGGCTGTTACACACGCTCGTGTTCATATTCATAATACAGGCGGTGCCCAGTGCGATAATATCGGGTGGTATCGAGTTCGCAGTAGCGTACGGTATGTATCATGGAGTCAAGGAGAAGATCACACTGTGGAGGTTCCCCCACACCATGAGTGGTGATTGTGCCCTTACAGTGTTTATCCAGGTGTGTGTTACCTGGGTCGCAGAAGAACTGTTCATAGGGTGGGACGATTACTTAGGAACTTGTGGCCATATACCATGGCCATGGAAAATCCCTCAGAATAAGTGGGTGAGACTGTTCTTTGAAGTGGATCGAGGCATGAGGCGTATGTATGCCGAATGGCTTGACTGGTCGCAGGAAGCCGCTGTGGTACTGGACGATGAGAAAAATGGTCCACCTGGAACAGTGACCCCGCAACATACTAGCCAAATGGTTGCTCATCCTATACAACAGGAGCCAAACGATGAAAGTACAGCAAATGACTCAGAAAACCCTGATGAACACAGGAACAAAGAGGATAGGATGTCCTTTGAAGATACTAGCTCAAAAGACCACCTCAACCCTCAAACCGGATTCAAACCCTTGACATTCAAGGAGTACCTACTAAAACAATTTATACATTATGATAACCACGGATTTATGTGGAATTTCATAGAATGGGCAATACAAAAGGTTATTAGAGGCTTAATCTTGTCCGCAATCATCTGGTTCTTTGTATGGCCAGTGACTATGGGTATCTTAGCTGGTATAGGTACCAAGATTGGAAGCCATGAATATTACTTCAACCATTACCCGTTTCCACAAGttatgaaaatgatttaTGGTGTTGTCATAGGTCTAATAAGTACACCGGCCACTATCATAGTAATCATGCTAAGAAATGATTGGCATGAGGCCGATTACCAAGAAAGAGAGCTTAGAAAAGATTTAGAGAATGAAGCTGATACTTCAAAGAGTGATGAAGAGTGA